The Toxoplasma gondii ME49 chromosome XII, whole genome shotgun sequence genome includes a region encoding these proteins:
- a CDS encoding hypothetical protein (encoded by transcript TGME49_299800) yields MSDKLLIVDGLGRAAESQCSRLGKLLRKLGLSGTMVGLRETAQGKLAAPECKASRRIHIRSRQSRSAGPTGQIDTELDKRSFGCFGPLPSRRHRPEGMASPRRISSTSLDAQTDFGGNDVSLSFPDVSGCAYAMHRSYPTPKSAKRARHSRLKHRKQDEGVMSIDDTDCCPTVSDGSSCEQVLFRAAKKTTVPWSSPYRAEGNSLLSRFTACRFLFKPTLMRHGQILKPALVKRSCSRGRSCPSDRRPGSEESGVRRQKAKQVVVDAFVYVCQYSPEDAPNDVRSSKVQCMPVILLRRPAAIARGEESQLILGATPNL; encoded by the exons ATGAGTGACAAGCTCTTGATCGTCGACGGCCTCGGCCGTGCCGCAGAATCTCAGTGCAGCCGCCTGGGTAAACTCCTCCGCAAGCTTGGCCTTTCTGGTACCATGGTGGGCCTGCGAGAAACG GCCCAAGGAAAGCTGGCGGCTCCGGAATGCAAAGCAAGTCGGCGGATACACATCAGGAGTCGGCAATCTAGATCGGCAGGACCTACCGGGcagatagatacagaacTGGACAAGCGTAGCTTTGGTTGTTTCGGTCCACTACCGTCACGACGGCATCGTCCTGAGGGAATGGCTTCTCCAAGGAGGATTTCAAGCACTTCCTTAGACGCCCAGACGGACTTTGGGGGAAATGATGTCTCTCTATCATTCCCGGACGTGTCCGGTTGTGCTTACGCGATGCACAGAAGCTACCCTACACCTAAAAGTGCCAAAAGAGCTCGGCATTCTCGTCTGAAACACAGGAAGCAGGACGAAGGAGTCATGTCGATCGACGATACTGACTGTTGTCCTACGGTTTCAGATGGAAGCAGTTGTGAGCAGGTACTTTTCCGGGCAGCAAAGAAAACAACAGTTCCCTGGTCATCGCCCTACCGCGCAGAAGGAAACTCACTTTTATCCAGATTTACCGCTTGTCGGTTCCTCTTCAAACCAACCCTAATGAGACATGGTCAAATCCTGAAGCCGGCGCTAGTGAAACGCAGCTGCTCTCGGGGCCGGAGTTGTCCATCGGATAGGCGTCCTGGCTCTGAAGAGTCTGGCGTGAGACGGCAAAAAGCCAAACAGGTTGTTGTTGATGCCTTCGTATATGTTTGCCAGTATTCACCTGAGGATGCGCCCAATGACGTCCGGAGTTCTAAAGTCCAGTGTATGCCCGTTATCCTGCTTAGACGTCCCGCGGCAATagcgaggggagaagagtcGCAGCTTATTCTGGGGGCCACCCCGAATTTGTGA
- a CDS encoding hypothetical protein (encoded by transcript TGME49_299790) — protein MVHPMPDLRKQLRGAAKLGSLLKNIVLRFFTRGQSSSPGEPCLRKYPLFSPIPRSRRSLRYIQHYSSPARPFTPSITNLISDPRLLGYENSPSPL, from the exons ATGGTTCATCCAATGCCTGACCTCAGGAAGCAGCTGCGTGGAGCTGCCAAGCTGGGCAGTCTGTTGAAGAATATCGTCCTCAGATTC TTCACGAGAGGGCAATCTTCGTCACCTGGTGAGCCATGTCTTCGGAAGTACCCATTATTTTCTCCTATACCACGTTCGAGGCGGTCCCTTCGCTACATCCAACACTACTCGTCGCCGGCGCGCCCGTTCACGCCCTCTATCACGAACCTGATAAGCGACCCTCGGCTCCTAGGG TACGAAAATAGTCCAAGCCCCCTGTAG
- a CDS encoding hypothetical protein (encoded by transcript TGME49_299780~Predicted trans-membrane domain (TMHMM2.0):371-391:437-455:474-497), translated as MKPLKSLKHRAIYAVLSVILFHEAVVYGVDSISPGAERGQARLREHVEKKEGSTVIKGENDNGIVTTSTDDVRCDPTWHGIAPSAAYEIVFTTREALSQMGIDRHHGSVDTAFRNQARIPSVYDMFDTKTVEAYEHYLNAQGYVLQTAEQVVLTSAQGTFIDCGICAAEAVYSFVQLLSVDEDDEGPTAYHFAPLHYPSWKFQPILISVPPTSLAIPKNVELTVDAVGILACVSPGHQPVFFLNPLQTGSQAPVFRKGPFDEHVEVVRVQAFRSLQPDTFVLEATLPIRRNTPVAAHVMREGTNLVYFATVTGPPILQSAMVLGSFTANPECSLKRNTPTGAVRLHCETWDTLVKRTADRWLHRRQQKSRKSWIIGGFLGAAALVSLGLLVRGCTHDIRRGVGLWNFILGRIPERRRERFGVVNPSGVSGHMNPYNMAAAAGVSLASIGLGGRAARTAVRMSGLTHAARGILLRGGGLHGAAATSIVAGLIGIYYGIRGAKRQITQRRTQQQLNRGVGGMIKAVKVPEKSNPEQLKAGILFVVLH; from the exons ATGAAACCTCTCAAATCGCTGAAACATCGAGCAATTTACGCTGTTCTGTCTGTAATTCTTTTCCACGAAGCCGTTGTATATGGTGTAGATTCCATCTCACCAGGAGCGGAACGTGGGCAGGCAAGGCTGCGCGAGCATgtagaaaaaaaggaaggatCAACAGTCATCAAGGGGGAGAACGACAATGGCATTGTTACCACCTCTACAGACGACGTGCGGTGCGATCCCACGTGGCACGGCATTGCGCCCTCAGCAGCATATGAAATTGTTTTCACAACCAGAGAGGCTCTTTCACAAATGGGTATAGACAGGCATCACGGGAGTGTTGACACGGCGTTCAGAAATCAGGCGCGTATCCCGTCGGTGTACGATATGTTTGATACCAAGACTGTCGAAGCTTATGAGCATTATCTGAATGCTCAAGGCTACGTTCTTCAAACAGCGGAGCAGGTTGTCCTGACGAGCGCGCAGGGGACCTTTATCGATTGCGGGATTTGTGCTGCCG AAGCTGTGTACAGCTTTGTCCAGCTGTTGTCTGTGGATGAAGATGATGAAGGTCCTACTGCGTACCATTTCGCACCGCTCCATTATCCTAGCTGGAAATTTCAGCCCATTCTAATTTCCGTCCCTCCAACGTCTTTGGCCATCCCCAAGAACGTGGAGCTAACAGTTGATGCGGTTGGCATATTAGCTTGTGTCAGCCCAGGACATCAGCcagtcttttttctcaacCCGTTGCAAACGGGTAGTCAAGCACCAG TCTTCCGCAAGGGCCCGTTCGACGAACATGTGGAAGTCGTTCGTGTCCAGGCATTTCGTAGTCTCCAACCAGACACTTTCGTGTTGGAGGCTACACTGCCTATTCGGCGGAACACTCCGGTTGCCGCTCACGTGATGAGAGAAGGGACGAATCTCGTCTATTTCGCTACTGTCACCGGCCCCCCTATTCTGCAAAGTGCCATGGTCCTTGGTTCCTTCACCGCTAACCCAGAATGCTCGCTGAAAAGGAATACACCAACTGGCGCTGTTCGTCTTCACTGTGAGACGTGGGATACCCTCGTCAAGCGTACTG CCGATCGGTGGCTCCATCGGCGTCAGCAGAAGTCGCGCAAATCCTGGATTATCGGCGGTTTTTTGGGAGCGGCAGCACTTGTGTCATTGGGGTTGTTAGTAAGAGGGTGCACACATGATATTCGCAGGGGAGTCGGTTTGTGGAATTTCATTCTTGGGCGCATACccgaaaggcgaagagagaggttcGGGGTAGTGAATCCGTCTGGCGTAAGTGGACATATGAATCCCTACAACATGGCGGCGGCCGCCGGTGTGTCGCTGGCGAGCATAGGCCTTGGTGGTCGCGCTGCCAGAACTGCTGTACGGATGTCTGGACTCACACACGCTGCAAGAGGCATTTTGCTAAGAGGAGGTGGGCTTCACGGGGCAGCAGCAACTTCCATAGTAGCGGGCTTGATAGGGATATACTACGGAATTCGAGGCGCCAAGAGACAAATTACTCAACGACGAACGCAACAGCAGCTGAATCGCGGAGTTGGCGGCATGATAAAAGCAGTGAAGGTACCTGAAAAGTCGAATCCAGAACAACTGAAGGCAGGCATTCTATTTGTAGTTTTGCATTAA
- a CDS encoding hypothetical protein (encoded by transcript TGME49_299670) yields the protein MKAGRSACTRDPLSLFPRLLRRRPMDVSNFSRSSRPGDERRGGDKDGRREHRSRMSWTEETQERFCKSLQAKQSRGRTGLGYGSGGGATSSAPAGTDLKEFFVRGLESVYEQAALENRTEVERKRARDEGRRCEARSRRSQNHSFSGRGPRRSASTSTSTERFESGRKRYRRETKRGRDSSGSEARGRRRCRSRGSSVETLTRSRGGRSPSLEKIRAARDRSSLGRSGTSRSSRSLSSSRRRRTRESKHLQSIQGSRWKSSGYLARASEQRETVSRSPEARRVQNCSGVTENVHHGDSSSKHRDTRRSSSPNSYGESRRCSNMPVPAGASNAPPQSAARTRDFDKGNRVAHVQTSSNDEPDFERHYSVATSTRHTSQSQSPSGDPATHALRERVRERLKAAESAWRSSNLGTDKCPKTGREGWLATVKAMIDEESKEAADDSKWDTMISKQEEREDRIKIQALIDQEDETVFSSFLEKRRQGNQQLSDLNQASSEVTMATRHQSASTGSSSGVAAEASHLEAIFGAGSIQASIPKQAVDPIPSSESSRCQVTATVAGVNGVALLADSVLMQSGHTGAAWKRRRQLSQRTYVP from the exons ATGAAAGCCGGCcgcagtgcatgcactcgagaCCCC ctttcgctcttccccCGGTTGCTGCGACGTCGCCCAATGGACGTGTCTA ATTTCTCCCGGAGTTCACGTCCAGGTGACGAGAGGAGGGGTGGAGACAAGGACGGACGTAGAGAACACCGTAGCAGGATGTCTTGgacggaagagacgcaggaacGTTTTTGC AAATCACTTCAAGCGAAACAAAGCCGAGGACGCACTGGCCTTGGGTACGGAAGCGGAGGCGGAGCGACGAGTTCCGCGCCAGCAGGAACTGATCTCAAAGAGTTTTTTGTTCGAGGTCTTGAAAGTGTGTACGAGCAGGCGGCGCTAGAGAACAGAACCGAGGTTGAACGGAAGCGAGCCAGAGACGAAGGGCGGCGCTGCGAGGCGAGGTCGAGGCGAAGTCAGAACCACAGCTTTAGTGGGAGGGGACCGCGCCGGTCAGCCTCGACCTCGACTTCTACTGAGCGGTTTGAAAGCGGCAGAAAGAGATACcggcgagaaacgaagcgcGGGAGGGATTCCAGTGGGAGTGAAGCGCGGGGGAGACGACGATGTCGGAGTCGAGGAAGCAGCGTAGAGACCCTAACACGCTCACGTGGAGGGCGAAGCCCCAGTCTAGAGAAGATCAGAGCTGCACGAGACAGGTCAAGCCTAGGGAGAAGCGGAACATCGCGCAGTTCACGCAGTCTGAGCAGTagcagaaggcgcagaacgCGCGAAAGCAAGCATTTACAGTCAATTCAGGGGTCAAGATGGAAGTCTTCGGGTTACCTTGCTCGTGCTTCGGAGCAACGAGAAACGGTTTCTCGATCCCCAGAGGCCCGACGGGTACAGAATTGTTCGGGGGTTACAGAGAACGTTCACCACGGCGACTCGAGCTCCAAGCATCGGGACACACGACGTTCGTCCTCTCCCAACAGCTACGGGGAGTCTAGACGCTGTTCCAACATGCCCGTTCCTGCAGGGGCCAGCAATGCACCTCCACAAAGCGCTGCCAGGACCCGCGACTTCGACAAGGGTAACAGGGTTGCGCACGTGCAAACGAGCTCCAATGATGAACCAGATTTTGAGAGGCACTATTCGGTAGCCACTTCCACCCGTCACACATCGCAGTCTCAAAGTCCCTCTGGCGATCCCGCGACTCACGCACTCCGGGAACGAGTTCGTGAGAGGCTGAAG gcaGCGGAGAGCGCTTGGCGTTCCAGTAACCTGGGAACGGACAAATGTCCGAAGACCGGTCGAGAGGG ATGGCTCGCGACAGTGAAGGCAATGATAGATGAAGAAAGCAAGGAGGCGGCAGACGACAGCAAATGGGACACAATGATATCAAAACAG gaggaacgcgaagaTCGAATCAAAATCCAGGCACTCATAGATCAGGAAGATGAGAcggttttttcttcctttctagaaaagagaaggcaaggCAATCAACAGCTGTCGGACCTCAACCAAGCATCCAGTGAGGTGACGATGGCAACCAGGCACCAAAGCGCATCCACAGGCAGCTCTTCCGGCGTCGCAGCAGAAGCTTCACATTTAGAAGCAATTTTTGGAG CCGGAAGCATTCAGGCCAGCATACCGAAACAGGCCGTGGACCCGATTCCGTCGTCCGAATCTTCTAGATGCCAAGTTACCGCTACGGTAGCAGGAGTGAACGGAGTCGCCCTTCTAGCTGACTCAGTTCTGATGCAGAGTGGGCACACTGGAGCAGCATGGAAGCGTCGCCGGCAGCTTAGTCAACGCACGTATGTGCCATAG